A stretch of the Arachis stenosperma cultivar V10309 chromosome 6, arast.V10309.gnm1.PFL2, whole genome shotgun sequence genome encodes the following:
- the LOC130936781 gene encoding GDP-mannose 3,5-epimerase 2, producing MGSSGTTDYGAYTYQELEREPYWPSEKLRISITGAGGFIASHIARRLKTEGHYIIASDWKKNEHMTEDMFCHEFHLVDLRVMDNCLTVTKGVDHVFNLAADMGGMGFIQSNHSVIMYNNTMISFNMIEAARINGVKRFFYASSACIYPEFKQLETNVSLKESDAWPAEPQDAYGLEKLATEELCKHYNKDFGIECRIGRFHNIYGPFGTWKGGREKAPAAFCRKAITSADRFEMWGDGLQTRSFTFIDECVEGVLRLTKSDFRDPVNIGSDEMVSMNEMAEIVLSFENKKIPIHHIPGPEGVRGRNSDNTLIKEKLGWAPTMKLKDGLRITYFWIKEQLEKEKAQGIDLSSYGSSKVVQTQAPVQLGSLRAADGKE from the exons ATGGGAAGTTCTGGAACAACCGACTATGGTGCATACACCTACCAGGAGCTTGAGAGAGAACCTTACTGGCCATCAGAGAAGCTGAGAATTTCCATCACTGGTGCCGGTGGTTTTATTGCCTCTCACATCGCGCGGCGCCTCAAGACCGAGGGGCATTACATCATTGCCTCTGACTGGAAGAAGAATGAGCACATGACTGAGGACATGTTCTGCCATGAATTCCATCTGGTTGATCTCAGGGTCATGGATAACTGCCTCACTGTTACCAAGGGTGTGGACCATGTTTTCAATCTTGCTGCTGATATGGGTGGCATGGGTTTCATCCAGTCCAACCACTCTGTCATTATGTATAACAACACAATGATTAGCTTTAACATGATTGAGGCTGCCAGGATTAATGGTGTTAAGAG GTTTTTCTATGCCTCTAGTGCTTGTATCTACCCTGAATTCAAACAGTTGGAAACTAATGTCAGTTTGAAGGAGTCTGATGCCTGGCCTGCTGAG CCACAAGATGCATATGGGCTTGAGAAGCTTGCAACAGAAGAGTTATGCAAGCACTATAACAAGGATTTTGGAATTGAGTGTCGCATTGGGAGGTTCCATAATATATATGGTCCTTTTGGGACATGGAAAG GTGGAAGGGAGAAGGCTCCTGCTGCATTTTGTCGAAAGGCAATTACTTCTGCAGATAGATTTGAGATGTGGGGAGATGGATTACAAACACGATCATTTACCTTTATTGACGAGTGTGTTGAAGGTGTTCTTAG ATTGACAAAATCAGATTTTCGGGATCCAGTAAATATTGGAAGTGATGAGATGGTCAGCATGAATGAGATGGCTGAGATTGTTCTTAGCTTTGAGAACAAGAAGATTCCCATACACCACATTCCTGGCCCAGAGGGTGTTCGTGGTCGTAACTCAGACAACACACTAATCAAAGAAAAACTTGGTTGGGCTCCAACTATGAAATTGAAG GATGGTCTaagaattacatacttttggaTTAAAGAGCAGCTTGAGAAGGAGAAGGCTCAAGGTATTGACTTATCAAGCTATGGCTCATCCAAAGTGGTTCAGACTCAAGCCCCGGTTCAACTGGGTTCACTTCGTGCAGCAGATGGCAAAGAATAA